ttgttttcttgtgcaactttttaataaaaggTGCACAACAcgaaaaaaattcatataaaatcaCTATAACTCTCGTTTAATCACGTATATCTGTGAAGTTCTGATGAGTTTATCAGTACTAGTATGATTAcacctataatttttttttatgataaagAATAGtaggttaaaaattaaaatttaaaaagattcCAAAGTAttcttttaatgttttattcTGCTGCCATGCCAAGGTTTCTTTTAACTTTCCAATTCACGTGCTTCTCAGTTCTCAACTCGCTGCTATCAATTCGTACCCCTAGTACCTCTGTCTTTGGCTTAGCCTGTGCGAATCTAGTCGAGATCTATATGAAGGTTCAGTTGAATATCATAGCGTCTACGGTCTAGGACATAAATCACTTTAATCCAGACGTTGTATTTGATGGTTCAGTTGAACATCATAGCGTAGCTAGGACATAAATCACTTTCATCCAGACGTTGTAATGGGTAAGAAGATGCAGCTTTCTTCTAGATTTTTGACCAGATTctgattctcttttttttccgCCAATATTTTTAAACGTaccaatattaaaaatgtatagaattttttttttttttttgcaaatgaaAAATGTATAGAATTTCACATATTATTTATAACGtttttttataacattattTATCTGACCGTGTAtacaaaatgttaaatataCGGTGCAGAACTTCTCATCATAGTATGCCCCTtttccgaaaaaaaaaaaaaacttcttatCATAGTAACTTTCCTATCGCAGGTTCGATTATAGCTTAGGTTCtgcaacttttattttttattttattgctaAGGTAGTTATAGTTTAGCATAATATAAAGAgacagttgacaaaaaagaaaaagtttagcATAACCAAGAAGTAAATTGTTTCAGatgtaaaaaaaagaagtaaattgTTTCATATTTCATATATGTAATCTTGTAACTAATCCTTTGGTTCCCTAcgtttgaaaatttttattctcttttatttttttttctaaaaagatgtCAACTTTTTATCTTTAGTATTATATCTGTAAATATAATACTTCagaataaattaaacaattaatacaatattttctaaaaattaacttcataaaaatttatttatatatataaacagacAACTTTTTATAGCATATCTAAAATCTATGATTATTTTTCAAACGGAAACAATTAACACAATTTTAAATGTAtcatattatcttatataacaacaCATAATCTTataattaacaaattttgtaaaattttaaaagagaataaaaagttgacgtctttttagaaaaaattcatatttcatatttaatctTGTAACTAATCGTTTGGTTCCCTACGTTAAGAACATAGAAGATGCATTGTAGCTTTAACGTTAGGACTTTAACGCACAAAGCCGACCGAGGATTCCTTGGCTAATTAATCACAATTTGCAAAATATGGTAAACTAAGAGAAATGATAGTAACGGTTTAAATGATCTGATAAAAACGTGAGGCGAGAGAAAAATCAGGTATAAACAATTTGGGATAAGAGCCAAACGTTGTCCACAGCTTGCACGTACGTAATACATACACATTATCGCTATTCTTTATCCATTTTCTATTACTGAAACCGTATCTCTTCGCTTATCTACATGCATTcgtaactatatatatacagacttctcttaattttgttgtttactATTAGGATAACGAAACACAAACATCTCGACAAGAACTCAACTCTATGttcttaatttttgttcaaTAAACCTTGTTTTACTTTTTGGTATAAGacttgaaaagaaaagaaaagaaaaccaaataactATCATTGACAAAAAGATGAGCGTTCACGCTGGTAGTCTCATCTGGACAACGAATGAGGAAGATGTTGAAAGAGTTTCAAGATCCTCAGCAAAAGATTCATCTGATTCAACAGAGGAAGAAGCctcctcttctttttcttctaatGGGGCTTTTGACGATTTATCAGACCTCATCTCTCAGCTACCGACCATGTAATGACTCTGTCCTCTTCGTGAAACCTTTTACTTTCCGGGTTATATAAAGAACATAAGTAATAATCCATAGAGATTGATCAGTAGGGGGGTTTACTAATATAAAGCAATCAAAGGGTCTCAGAAAGTCAGAATCATTTCTTCATGCTAATCCTCTTTTGATCGATCACATAAATTGTTGACAGTTTGTGTTTTTGGTTGTGTTGTTTCACAGCAACGAGAAGAAAGGACTTTCAAAGCATTACAAAGGCAAATCTCAGTCATTCACATCTCTAGCAAATGTCACATGCCTTACGGATCTTGTCAAGAAAAGACCAAGAATGAAGACATGCAGGAGCTCTGGAAGCAAAGGGCTATATCGACCCAATGCTACAATCTCCATGAAAGCCACCagaacatcatcatcttcaactCATTCCAATTCAAGACTAATTAACCTTAAAACCTTTTTATGATTCACCTAAATCAGTTCATTGACATGATCAAACCAAACTTTCCGAATCAGTTGAACATTGTAATCATTTGTATACAAGGTCGCCCAagataaatgaaaacaaaagataatttaGAGTTAAAGAACCGTCTTTCTCACAAGTTgtacaaaagaagaaaaaaaatgccAGAACAGATAAGAGTACTCTGGTCTTTTGAGTAGTTTAATTGTGATAGTGATGGAATCAAATCTTGTAAACAGGAGTGATTCCAAGAAGGTGGAAGCATTTCCGCATCACTACAGCCGTCGCTTCACAAAGTAGGAGACGGCTTGCCTCTTCTGGTGAACCAATGACCTGTTGTAACAAAGTTCATATTTTTTAGTGAGATACAAATAATGGGCTATGCAGTTTGATATCAAACTATTAAATAGAAACGTAGAATATCAGGAAACCACACCTGATGAATGGAGTAGAAGGAGGTGTAGCGTTCAGATAAGTCGTAGAGGTAGTGACACAGCACGTTCGGCAACAAGTTGCTGCAAGCTTCCTCAACCGTCTGCAAATCGTTCACACATCATGGGTTGTGAAATTTGTTCATCTTGTTACCcagaaaaaagaaatcaaatgtGAAAGTAGTATCTAATGATGAGCATTTGTTACCTCAGCAAATCGAAGCAAGTGAAGCCCTAGTGCTCGTTCTTCAGGATGATCCAATGCTAGCTTTTCTGTCTGCAATAAAGCAGACGTTGAAAAGTAAGAATAACTCTTCATCGTTGTTTATGCTTTCAAACCAAATAGATTGAGACAATGGGAAAGTTCAGCTGTAGACTAGTCAAGAGGAAGAACAGAGGAACAATGAATAAATTCAAGTGATCTATGACCATGCAGCAAAAAAATACCTTTTTCAGCTCATCTATGTCCTTGCCAGATTTTCTGATGATTGAACAGATCCGAGCATGAGCGTAAAGAAGGTAAACGGCTGTATTTCCCTGCTCATGACATGTGTAAGACCAATAAGCATGGCTAGGATGACTGCATAATGCAATTATGTAAACTAGGCGGCAAATTCCAGTACCTTGTCACTAAGCATTTGATCAAAGTTGAAAGTATAATTTGTCAATCTGTTGTTCTTCAGATCAGCATACCTTGaaagaatattttaaacaaaacagCATGTTAGCAGTAGCATGAAATTATTAAAATGCCAACTATCAAAACATCTGGTAGAGCATTCATCATATTTGTTCAGCTTTAATCACAAAAGTCCCTAAAAcgaaaatatgacaaatataCTTACTTCACCGCACCATATCCAACTGCCTCAGCTGTTTGGTCTAGCTCCTCGGGAGTCCATTCTTTGTCCTTACCTAAACAGAGAAACAACATATAAAAGAGGAATAGAAGAACACAATAACTTAACAAAAACTGTAATGCTGATACAATTTTATAGTTACCACGCTCAATAAGGGCAGTTTTACTGCGAGTCTTGGCCTCATCTAGCAAATCAACTAGGCGGACTACATCTGAAGATCGCGTTCTAAATCGCTTGCCATCGTCCCCAAGGACGAGACCAAATCCAACATGGTCAACTCTAGGGTAAGTTTTATCACTGTCTGGAAGCCAACCAGCTTTTCTTGCAGCCTGATTCATAGTAACAGGATAACGACAGTTATGACCGACAGTTGTAAGCAAGACACGTAgaaatagaaaatgaaaatattcatCAACCCTACTTTGAAGAACATGTTAAAATGTTGCTGCTGGCCAACATCGGTAACATATACAATCCACTCAGCTTTCTCTTCATTAAGCCGATACCTGGGACATGAAGATTTAAGTATCAGCAGAGAATTCATTATTAAACGATAGGCAAGTTCAGGTGAAGCCACACACTTCAGTAAATTCAAACACAATACGTAATATGAGCTGtattttccaaaaaagaaaaagcaatttaaatgcaaattttatagaagaaaagaaaacccaCCAAAGAGCAGTCAGATCAGTTGAGGCATAGTTAAAACCACCGTCACTCTTTACAACCATGAGGGGGATGTTGAAGCCTTCGAGGAAAATCACACGAGCACCCTCACTTTCTTCAATCAACCCCTTGCTATCCAACTTCCCGATTACGTCAGCGATGTAGGGGTTGTAAAAGCTTTCACCCTGGCATGAATCAATGTATTTTTCATTAAGCATCCATACACCTCTTATCTTTCTATGTTGTCTCAAATTATATCGTATCGACATATCTTATTTTACCTTCTCTTCAAGCTCAACTTTAAGGCGCTGATAAACCTTGTCAAATTCGGTTCGGCTGATTTCACAAATCTTAGCCCAAGCCTTGCGGTAAATAGGATCTCCACCCTACACCGAAGAAACGgaatacaaaaaaaaggaagacaATTGAGTAATTTAGATCTTGCAACCAAGGCAGCTGCATATTGACACACTGCCAAACAGAAGAAAGCACAGATTTGGAGAAATGTTATTTACCTGTAGACGGACCACAGCCTTTTGTGCTTTTTCCTTGAAGTCTGGATCACTATCAAATTTACTCTTTGATGCTTTGTAAAACGTCTGTTAAATGACATATGAAAAATAGAGATTAAATTGATATAGTTCTTCACGTATAACGTATTATGCAATTATAGGTACAAAGAAAAGCCATATGATGTAAAGCAACTGACCTGAAGATCTCCAATGGCTGTCTCAGTCACACTCTCAGTATCAGGAAATTTCTCAAAGAGATACTCAATTAGCATGCCAAACTGCAGAAGAAAAAAAGGCTTTTATTTCTATGATAAACATTGGAATACAACAACAAAGCACTTGGTTTCAAGGTTAAGAAATTATTTGAAGAGCAGAAAAAAATAGCTACCTGTGTTCCCCAGTCACCAACATGGTTTCTGCGTAGAACTTCAACCTTTGAGTACTCGAGCATGCGAGCTAGAGTGTCACCGATGATGGTTGATCTCAGGTGACCAACATGCATCTCTTTAGCAATGTTGGGAGAGGAAAAATCAACCACGGCTCTCTTAACTGGAAGGGTAGGCGCCCATGTGTCAATCCCGTCGATGAGCATTTTTTCAATACTCTGCATATTAGAAAACAACCAAGCTACACATAAATAACTTATACGAAGATTTAAAAAAACGATTATACGAGTGCGCAATACAACAGGAGCACCTTAGCCATCCACTTGCTTGATAGTACAAGATTAACAAAACCAGGGCCAGCTACAGAGCAAGTTTCAACCATCTCTGAAACAGGTAGATTCTTCGAAATGGCCTGTGTGAAAAACGGAACAAAACAATATAAGATCCAATAATAATCTGCTACAGGACATAGAGAGCATACAAAAGCCCCGGAATTCTAAAGACCAAACAAACCACCAACCTGTCCAACAGCTGGAGGACCCCTGAACTGAGTGCCCTTTCCTTTAATAACGGACCATAGACCCATTGCATTGTTACTGCAGACAAGAAtataatgtaaaagaaaaatctaatttAACAAAGCCAAAAAGTAActtaattttaactttatagtTCCATTTGAATAAAGTGAAAGAGAGAGTGAGCACCATTGGTAATCTCCAGGTTTTCCAGGAAGAGAGGCAGCAACCTCGGTCTCAACACTAGTTCCATCAGGAACAGTTAATCTCAGAGAAGCATCAAAGAGCTTCTCGACCTCGCGTTTTAGATTCCCCGTGAACTCTTGATTCTGTTACAGCACTCAAAATATCAGTTATAGAAACGGTGAAGTGAAAGAAGAGTATTATATAACATAAATCTGTCTCGTGggttaaaacaaagaaaaaactatgACTTACAGCTGCCATGGTTGCCACTGACTTTGATCTTGTCGCAAAAGCAAGTCTCCTAGTCGTCGCTCTCAGTACACCTGTCTAGGTTACAAAACAACACAAGCGGAATCAGTACACGCAAAATAGCAATAGCAAACCCTATTAAAAAGCTAATTAAACGCTTTTGAtacacatcatggttcaacaACTAGTGGAATAGAAATGTCTCTCCATAACCTAAAAGCTCGAGAAGCAATAAGATAAATGTAGGCGAGAGCAGAAACCACAAAAGTAGAGATAACGAAAGAGAAGAGGGAAGATTAAAGCTCAGAGAGAGGATTTTACCAGAcagggaagaagaagaggacaGATAAGCTAAGTGAGGAGAACGAGAAAGAAGATTGAAGGAACAGAGAGATGACGGCGGTGTAGCTGTAACCGGGAAAAGGGTTAGCCTCATTGCCATAGCTATAATACTAAGctcatttttccttttttcatttttttaagaaaataaatatttttttcttaaagcaAACCAGGTGTTGGGCCAGGCCCAGTAAGCAAATTAGGTAACTGAGTTCCAAGTGTTTCAAACGCGAACGTGATTTAGCGTTTCCAAACAACTTAGCGGCTGCGATCGCCAGATCAGGGAAGCGCACAAAACAACGGAAAATTTACAGCGtcaaggaggaagaagaagaagaagggaggaGGGATCGTACCACGGTGGATGATATCAAAGGATCGGCGGAACACGGCGGCGGGCTGACGTATTAGAGCCAGTGGCGAGAGCTGTAACGTT
This Raphanus sativus cultivar WK10039 unplaced genomic scaffold, ASM80110v3 Scaffold1188, whole genome shotgun sequence DNA region includes the following protein-coding sequences:
- the LOC108843320 gene encoding protein OXIDATIVE STRESS 3-like, producing MSVHAGSLIWTTNEEDVERVSRSSAKDSSDSTEEEASSSFSSNGAFDDLSDLISQLPTINEKKGLSKHYKGKSQSFTSLANVTCLTDLVKKRPRMKTCRSSGSKGLYRPNATISMKATRTSSSSTHSNSRLINLKTFL
- the LOC108843269 gene encoding arginine--tRNA ligase, chloroplastic/mitochondrial isoform X2 — translated: MAANQEFTGNLKREVEKLFDASLRLTVPDGTSVETEVAASLPGKPGDYQCNNAMGLWSVIKGKGTQFRGPPAVGQAISKNLPVSEMVETCSVAGPGFVNLVLSSKWMAKSIEKMLIDGIDTWAPTLPVKRAVVDFSSPNIAKEMHVGHLRSTIIGDTLARMLEYSKVEVLRRNHVGDWGTQFGMLIEYLFEKFPDTESVTETAIGDLQTFYKASKSKFDSDPDFKEKAQKAVVRLQGGDPIYRKAWAKICEISRTEFDKVYQRLKVELEEKGESFYNPYIADVIGKLDSKGLIEESEGARVIFLEGFNIPLMVVKSDGGFNYASTDLTALWYRLNEEKAEWIVYVTDVGQQQHFNMFFKAARKAGWLPDSDKTYPRVDHVGFGLVLGDDGKRFRTRSSDVVRLVDLLDEAKTRSKTALIERGKDKEWTPEELDQTAEAVGYGAVKYADLKNNRLTNYTFNFDQMLSDKGNTAVYLLYAHARICSIIRKSGKDIDELKKTEKLALDHPEERALGLHLLRFAETVEEACSNLLPNVLCHYLYDLSERYTSFYSIHQVIGSPEEASRLLLCEATAVVMRKCFHLLGITPVYKI
- the LOC108843269 gene encoding arginine--tRNA ligase, cytoplasmic isoform X1; this encodes MAMRLTLFPVTATPPSSLCSFNLLSRSPHLAYLSSSSSLSGVLRATTRRLAFATRSKSVATMAANQEFTGNLKREVEKLFDASLRLTVPDGTSVETEVAASLPGKPGDYQCNNAMGLWSVIKGKGTQFRGPPAVGQAISKNLPVSEMVETCSVAGPGFVNLVLSSKWMAKSIEKMLIDGIDTWAPTLPVKRAVVDFSSPNIAKEMHVGHLRSTIIGDTLARMLEYSKVEVLRRNHVGDWGTQFGMLIEYLFEKFPDTESVTETAIGDLQTFYKASKSKFDSDPDFKEKAQKAVVRLQGGDPIYRKAWAKICEISRTEFDKVYQRLKVELEEKGESFYNPYIADVIGKLDSKGLIEESEGARVIFLEGFNIPLMVVKSDGGFNYASTDLTALWYRLNEEKAEWIVYVTDVGQQQHFNMFFKAARKAGWLPDSDKTYPRVDHVGFGLVLGDDGKRFRTRSSDVVRLVDLLDEAKTRSKTALIERGKDKEWTPEELDQTAEAVGYGAVKYADLKNNRLTNYTFNFDQMLSDKGNTAVYLLYAHARICSIIRKSGKDIDELKKTEKLALDHPEERALGLHLLRFAETVEEACSNLLPNVLCHYLYDLSERYTSFYSIHQVIGSPEEASRLLLCEATAVVMRKCFHLLGITPVYKI